GCAGCAGCAGCTGCGCGACGCCTTGCTCGTCGTACGAGTGCGAAAGTGAGGCAAGCACACCTTCGGCCACATCCCGCTCATACCTGGACAGACCGGACGAGTCGAACCGTTGCGCCATTGTCTGCTGTTCGATCGGCGAGGTATCCACCGCATTCACTTCGAACGGAGCGGGAAACCACTCGCGTGCATCAGCCGCGACACGAGCCATCACCGAGGCTGCGGCCTGTCCGAACTCCTCGGCGGATCCGTGATGCACGCTCCCGTCTGCCAGCCAATGCACGGTATCGATGTGGTGCGGGAGGTCGAGTTTGAGACCGTAGTGCTGCAGCTCACGCCAGACGTTCGGCGAGGTCCAGTGCAGGTACGTGCCGCCGAATTCAATGGGCCGGCCAAAGGCCTCGCCCGTATAGGTACGCCCGCCGACGCGGTCACGCCCTTCCAGAAGTAATACCGAAAATCCGCGCGTTCCGAGATCCCGCGCGGCGATGGCACCGGCGAAGCCGGCCCCAATCACCACGACGTCGTAATTGCTGGCCATCGCCTTCTCCTTCGTCGACTTTGTTGGACCGCCTCACGCGGCATGAGACCACCCTAACTCGATTTCGATTCGAATTCGAGTTCGATGGATCACACCCACCCCGTACGATTTCGAATCGTGATCGACAACAGGGATGCACCGTCGACGACCCGCTCCACCGCGGTACAACGCCGCGGGATTGAGCGGGTGCAGGCAATCCTGGATGCCGCCGAGGAGCTGCACAGCGAACAGGGCTACTCGGCCGCCACACTCAAGGCAATCGGCGAGCGCGCCGGCATCCCCACCGCATCGCTGTATCACTACTTCGCGGACCGACACCGGGTCGACGCCGCGCTTCTCGAACGTCACCTGACCGCGCTCAACGAAAGCGTCCGGTCAGCGATTCAAGATCGCCCGCCGCGCACCCTGCGTGAGGCGGTCGAAGCGAGCGTCAACCCGTTGCTTGCCTACTTCCGGGCGCATCCCAGCCTTGTTCAACTCTGGTTTGTGGGGCGCGACGCGACGCGAGGCCTCTCCCCCTCACCCGATGCGGCATGGGCAGAACAGCTGTGGCGCCTCTTGCTCGACGCGGAGCTGATCCGGGCAGAAACACCCGTGCTCGTCCTTCAGTTGGCTTTTGAGGCCGGCGACCGGTTATTCGATGTCGCCTTCCAGCGCTCTCCAACCGGAGATGAAGCCACCATTGATGAGCTGCGACGCATGGTCACCGCATACCTACAGACCTACGCGCCGCAGGCCCTAGACCGGTAGCGCGAAGTAGGCCAGCGACCCCACCGCAAGTGCCAGGAACACACCGGGGAAGGCGATGTTGTGCAACACATTGCTGCGAATGTGTGCACCCACAGCGCCAATGAAGAAGGCCACCAACCCGATTGCCGCGGCAAGGCCAATCGGGCGCACTCCGGCCAGCCCGATGATCAGGCCGGCCACCCCGGCTCCTTCGATCACCGCGAGATAGGGAATCCAGCGCGGGGCCAATCCCACCTCACCGGAGTTCTGCACCACGAACTGTGCCTTTACGGCCTTGGCCACCACCTCGATTCCATTGGCGATAACGCAGAGGACCGTCGTCACCCACAGCCCAATTCCGAGAACCGACATCAGCCCTCATACCTTCCCAACACGGTGAAAGGTTGGGGGGCAATGATTTCAGTCGCCCATCCGGCGAGCCTGCCGCGGAAGTCGAGCGCATCCGGGATGCCCAGGAGTGGATTGTCGACCCCCTCGGCGAGCTGCAGCAGGAATACGAAGTCGGGGCCATCTCCGACCCTGCCTGCCGTGTAGGTCATGCCCGTGGGGGCCGCCGCGCTCACCGCCGTGAACAACGCCGCGATCGCATCCTCAACCTCGTGCACCCGTTCGGCATCTGTGCTGAAGCGGACCATCTGTACGCTCATCTGTGCCTCCTCTCTAGTCGGTTTCGTTGACCTCACCCCTTTTGACGACCGGCATGACGGAAAGGTGACCTCTCGTGGATCTCACGGAAAGATTCCAGGCCGCACGGCCACGGCTGCTGTCCGTGGCGCACCGGATCCTGGGTTCACACCACGATGCCGAGGACGCCGTACAGGCTGCGTGGATCCGGGCACAATCGGCCGACCTCAACGCGGTGGACAGTCTCGACGCGTGGCTCACCACGGTCACGGCCCGGCTCTGCCTCGATCAGTTACGGGTGCGCGAGCGGCATGGGGAGATTCCCCTGACTGCCGAACACCTCCCGGGCACGCAGCTCGGCGCCGACGAGGACTTCCTGAAGCGCGAGCAGGTTTCGCGTGCACTACTCGTGGTGCTCGGCGAATTGTCCCCCAAACAGCGGGTGGCCTACGTCCTACACGACCTGTTTTCCGTACCGTTCGAGGACATCGCCGCAGCGCTTGATACCACTGCCGCCTCCGCTAAGAAGCTCGCCAGCCGGGCGCGACTGCGCCTCGATACCGCGGACCCGGTGCAGACCCGCGACGTTCCAAACCAATCGGCGATCGTCGATGCCTTCCTGTCGGCCGCCCGCGGCGGCAACATCGAGCGCCTGATCACGCTGATGGCACCCGATGTGGTCCGCACGGTCGACCGCTCACTCATCCCCAGCGACGCAGCGACACTCGTGCAGGGCGCCCGAGCCGTCGCCGAGGAAACGCGCACCTTCGTCGATCGCATCGCCGTGGCGACAACGCTTTTCGTCGACGGAAGGCCGGGTGCCGTCATCGCGCCAGGCGGCCACCCCTTCGCCATCATCCGAATGGATATCCGCGACGGACTGATCACCCATATCGACATCGCGCCGTATGCGGGCAGTGGCGCCGAGCTGACGGTCGCCTATCAGAGGGCCGGCGCCCCGGGATCGAGCTAATATCTGGCTGCCACAGCACCGGCCACACCGCATGGCCCGGTGGGCGCAGCAGAAACGAGAACCGCACCGTGCAACAAGACTCCGCGACCACGTCATCACACAGTCCCGGGAGCCTCACGCAGACCGTGCGTCTGGGGGTCGTCGTGGGCGCTTTGGGGGTGGTGTTCGGCGATATCGGTACCAGCCCCATCTACACCATCCAGACGGTGTTCAACCCCGCTGATCCCCATCCGGTGCCGCTCAACGCCAACAACGTGTACGGCATTGTGTCGCTGATCTTCTGGTCGGTGATGCTCATCGTCACACTCACCTACGTCACGCTGGTCATGCGCGCCGACAACGACGGCGAGGGCGGCATCATGGCACTCATCACGCTGTTGACGCGGTGGAGCGGAAAGCAAGGTCGTCGCAGCGCTCTGGCGCTGGCCGGTGCCGGACTCTTCGGCGCCGCACTGTTTTTCGGCGACAGCATGATCACCCCTGCCATCTCGGTACTTTCGGCGATCGAGGGGGTAAAGGTCGTCCAGCCGGATCTGGAGGCGTGGATCGTACCTATCACCGCGGTGATCATCGTGGGACTGTTCATGGTGCAACGGCACGGCACCGCGGCGGTCGGGCGATTCTTCGGTCCGGTCATGATCGCGTGGTTCACCGCGATCGGCGCTTGCGGGCTCACCGGCATCGCCAAACACCCGGAGATCCTCAAGGCTCTCTCACCTACTTACGCGGTCGGCTTCATGATCGGGCACTTTCACATCGCCTTCTTCGCCCTTGCTGCCGTGGTGCTTTCGGTCACCGGGGCCGAGGCCCTGTACGCCGATATGGGCCACTTCGGGCGCAAAGCCATCACCTACGGCTGGCTCGGCTTGGCACTGCCCGCTCTCACCCTGAGCTACTTCGGCCAGGGTGCCCTTCTGCTCGGCGACGAATCCGCCATCAGCGCGCCCTTCTTCCTGCTGACTCCGGACTGGGCCCGACTGCCGATGGTTCTGCTGGCCACCGCGGCGACGGTCATCGCATCGCAGGCGGTAATCACCGGCGCATACTCAGTCGCCTCGCAGGCGGCCCAACTCGGCTACCTACCGCGCCTGCGCATCGACCACACCTCCGAATCGACGATCGGCCAGATCTACGTGCCGTGGATCAACTGGGTGCTCATGGTCTCGGTGCTGACTCTGGTTTTCGCCTTCCGAGGCTCCGCGGCGCTGGCGTATGCCTTCGGCATGGCGGTGACGGGCACCATCACCATCACCACCCTGCTGTTCTTCTACGTCGCCCGTATCCGCTGGAACACGCCACTGTGGCTCGTGGTTATTGGCGCGGGATCGCTGTTGGCGGTCGATCTACTGTTCCTGGCGGCGAACATGACCAAGCTGGTGCACGGTGCGTGGCTGCCTCTGCTCATCGCGCTGAAGGCGTTCACCGTGATGACCACGTGGCAACGGGGGCGTGCCATCGTGACTCCCGCACGCGAGGAGGAAGAGGGCGCGTTGCGTGAGTTCGTCGACGCCCTCCACAACGAGCCTCCGCAGGTGGTACGCGTGCCGGGCACGGCCGTATTCCTCAATAGGGGTAAGGACACGGCGCCCTTGGCCATGCGCGCCAACGTCGAACACAACCACGTGCTGCACGAACACGTGGTCATCCTGTCCATCGAGACACAGCCAATACCCCGTGTGGCAGATTCCGATCGCACGACGATCGATCACCTCGGATACATCAAGGACGGAATCGTCCACGTGACCGCTCGTTTCGGGTACATGGAGACGCCGAACGTGCCGCATGCGCTGGGACTGCTCGACGCATCCGACACCGAGGGCCGCATTGACCTCGACGAGGCCACCTACTTCCTGTCCAAGCTCGAGTTGATCAAGGGCCAGGCGCCCACCATGGCGCGCTGGCGTAAGAGCTTGTTCATCGCGACATCCCACATCACCGCGGACGCCGCCGAATACTTCGGCTTGCCACGCCACCGCACGGTCATCATCGGTTCGCGCATCGACGTGTAGCACATCTAATCTGGAATAGATCCAAATTAGACCAGGTTGCACCTGACATGCCGAACACAACCCGTACCCCCGAATCCGACGTCACCAACTTTCAGGCCTCCGCCACACTGAGCGCGAGTCTGCAACAGGTCCTGGTCGACCTGATCGAACTGCATCTGCAGGGTAAGCAGGCGCACTGGAACGTTGTGGGCAGCAATTTTCGCGATCTGCACCTGCAGCTCGACGAATTGGTCGACTTCGCCCGCGAATCGAGCGACACCGTCGCCGAGCGCATGCGCGCGCTCGATGCGCTGCCCGACGGCCGATCCGACACTGTCGCGGCGAGCACGACACTGCCGGAGTTTCCGCCCTATGAACGCAGCACCGGTGATGTCGTCGACCTGATCACCACCCGCATCTATGCCACGGTGAAGACGCTGCGCGCAGTACACGACGCGGTGGATGACGAGGACCCCACCACCGCCGACATCCTGCACCAGCTCATCGACGGCTTGGAGAAGCTGGCCTGGCTGATCAAGTCCGAGAACCGGAAGGTGTAGCCGGCTGAGCGATGATGGACCGATGCATGCAGTGAAGCGCTTCGCAACGATCATCGGTCTATTGACCGCGGTACTGGTCCTTGGCCCCAACGCCGGACTGGCACACGCGGCCGATGCGTCGCCCGCCGGGGATGTGTTGTCCCTCGGCGACCCGGCTGCCCCGGGGCAGATCGATCTCTACCTAGACCCGTTGTGCCCGTACAGCGGGAAGATGGTTCAGAGTCAGGGCGAGGAGATCGGGCGGCGCATCGAGTCCGGCAAGCTGCACGTCAACCTCAGGTTCGTGGACTTCCTCGATAAGTACTCTGCCAGCGGCACATACGACAGCCGTGCGATCTATGCCAGCTTCGTGGTCGCCGATCAGTCCCGGTCAAGCGATATCACCTGGCGCTTCATCCGAGAGTTCTACGCCAAGGACCAGCAGCCCGAGGAGGAAGGTGACACGGACCTGAGCAACGACCAGCTGGCTGGGCTGGCCGCCCGGGTCGATGCGCCCCAGAGCGCACAGGATCTGATCAGGGTCGGGCTGCCAGTGCCCTTTGACGCCCGTGCCATCGCGTCGAACAATCTGCCGCTGCTGCGCGCCTTTCCCAAATCCGGTGTGCCCATGGTTGTCATCGACAATCAACCCGTTGATGGAGAATCGGCTTGGCTAGATCGCATCCCGCGGTAGCGGCGTCGCTCTGCGAAATACTGGTGAGGTGGCAGTGAACTCGAAGGTCTCGCGCTCATGGCTTCTGGTCAATCCTTCCAGGGAGCCCGACCTCGGTGCTGCGGTCGCATCCACACATGCCGAC
This genomic window from Mycobacteroides chelonae contains:
- a CDS encoding TetR/AcrR family transcriptional regulator, encoding MIDNRDAPSTTRSTAVQRRGIERVQAILDAAEELHSEQGYSAATLKAIGERAGIPTASLYHYFADRHRVDAALLERHLTALNESVRSAIQDRPPRTLREAVEASVNPLLAYFRAHPSLVQLWFVGRDATRGLSPSPDAAWAEQLWRLLLDAELIRAETPVLVLQLAFEAGDRLFDVAFQRSPTGDEATIDELRRMVTAYLQTYAPQALDR
- a CDS encoding DoxX family protein, yielding MSVLGIGLWVTTVLCVIANGIEVVAKAVKAQFVVQNSGEVGLAPRWIPYLAVIEGAGVAGLIIGLAGVRPIGLAAAIGLVAFFIGAVGAHIRSNVLHNIAFPGVFLALAVGSLAYFALPV
- a CDS encoding sigma-70 family RNA polymerase sigma factor, whose product is MDLTERFQAARPRLLSVAHRILGSHHDAEDAVQAAWIRAQSADLNAVDSLDAWLTTVTARLCLDQLRVRERHGEIPLTAEHLPGTQLGADEDFLKREQVSRALLVVLGELSPKQRVAYVLHDLFSVPFEDIAAALDTTAASAKKLASRARLRLDTADPVQTRDVPNQSAIVDAFLSAARGGNIERLITLMAPDVVRTVDRSLIPSDAATLVQGARAVAEETRTFVDRIAVATTLFVDGRPGAVIAPGGHPFAIIRMDIRDGLITHIDIAPYAGSGAELTVAYQRAGAPGSS
- a CDS encoding potassium transporter Kup; the encoded protein is MQQDSATTSSHSPGSLTQTVRLGVVVGALGVVFGDIGTSPIYTIQTVFNPADPHPVPLNANNVYGIVSLIFWSVMLIVTLTYVTLVMRADNDGEGGIMALITLLTRWSGKQGRRSALALAGAGLFGAALFFGDSMITPAISVLSAIEGVKVVQPDLEAWIVPITAVIIVGLFMVQRHGTAAVGRFFGPVMIAWFTAIGACGLTGIAKHPEILKALSPTYAVGFMIGHFHIAFFALAAVVLSVTGAEALYADMGHFGRKAITYGWLGLALPALTLSYFGQGALLLGDESAISAPFFLLTPDWARLPMVLLATAATVIASQAVITGAYSVASQAAQLGYLPRLRIDHTSESTIGQIYVPWINWVLMVSVLTLVFAFRGSAALAYAFGMAVTGTITITTLLFFYVARIRWNTPLWLVVIGAGSLLAVDLLFLAANMTKLVHGAWLPLLIALKAFTVMTTWQRGRAIVTPAREEEEGALREFVDALHNEPPQVVRVPGTAVFLNRGKDTAPLAMRANVEHNHVLHEHVVILSIETQPIPRVADSDRTTIDHLGYIKDGIVHVTARFGYMETPNVPHALGLLDASDTEGRIDLDEATYFLSKLELIKGQAPTMARWRKSLFIATSHITADAAEYFGLPRHRTVIIGSRIDV
- a CDS encoding Dps family protein, producing the protein MPNTTRTPESDVTNFQASATLSASLQQVLVDLIELHLQGKQAHWNVVGSNFRDLHLQLDELVDFARESSDTVAERMRALDALPDGRSDTVAASTTLPEFPPYERSTGDVVDLITTRIYATVKTLRAVHDAVDDEDPTTADILHQLIDGLEKLAWLIKSENRKV
- a CDS encoding thioredoxin domain-containing protein gives rise to the protein MHAVKRFATIIGLLTAVLVLGPNAGLAHAADASPAGDVLSLGDPAAPGQIDLYLDPLCPYSGKMVQSQGEEIGRRIESGKLHVNLRFVDFLDKYSASGTYDSRAIYASFVVADQSRSSDITWRFIREFYAKDQQPEEEGDTDLSNDQLAGLAARVDAPQSAQDLIRVGLPVPFDARAIASNNLPLLRAFPKSGVPMVVIDNQPVDGESAWLDRIPR